A section of the Candidatus Nitrosacidococcus sp. I8 genome encodes:
- a CDS encoding FUSC family protein, with protein MRFFKTICISGQRSRVLNIISFISSKFTSFFRRDYWQQGFNQALNTLARDWIFVFKACLSVMLSGWLAFRLELEEPGTAMLTCAIVLNPKSGLVLAKSFYRILGTLAGSLVALCLVGLFPQERAFLLGGVALWLGLCAGGATLLRNFKSYGFVLAGYTAAIVITPVVDNPQDIFHSVVMRTLMVLLGILVTAVISDVIIPQGLGRDLKITLSKQFQEFLILIQNCCPNNNTKQSDVEQIYASFSFQAVEAETLLSSALFEDTDIRRFKNHIRQLNQRFMIASFAYCELLAFMKRLQQQSINSYQLLADFFIQTSKDLVKLSTLPIDHLLFSLQSLRRQLEIQTDELKKGFDQHSYQSIEFNTGSQLIINFLKEFEVYVNTYAVVINLSKLPEHSNTKETIFSHSHDWLGAILATFLSAGVILVDGLFWILTEWPSGGDMVVMAGVLSALMISSASNLKKKLNILWIAWFIGSALALLCLFLVLPYMDGFILLTMGMLPFLILIFYLYTRPLFASLGAFVALSFFLLLESAFTQHYDIPQYINQAIALLFSIWLVNIAFILFTHASESHFFYKRLVYKIRDEIDQACDKPLNNARNHLESILRDCYQQVTIYLGKDALVTQYILAWALSVHEVGHIMIKLRTEQKRTPEHLQRRLTSIMIAITTLYKVPKYRNLLHAQQVVARILHSADKDNTSNITQQLYLLHLILMDQQSVFMNMKKQSNFV; from the coding sequence ATTAGATTTTTCAAAACTATTTGCATCAGCGGACAAAGATCAAGAGTTTTAAATATCATATCTTTTATATCCTCTAAATTTACTTCCTTCTTCCGTAGAGATTATTGGCAACAAGGATTTAATCAAGCACTAAATACCCTAGCCCGAGATTGGATCTTCGTATTTAAAGCTTGCTTATCCGTTATGTTAAGTGGCTGGCTTGCTTTTCGGTTAGAGCTTGAAGAGCCTGGTACCGCTATGCTGACCTGTGCTATTGTGTTGAATCCAAAAAGCGGTTTGGTGCTTGCTAAAAGCTTTTACCGAATTCTAGGTACTCTTGCAGGATCTTTAGTTGCGTTATGCTTAGTTGGATTATTTCCGCAAGAGCGAGCCTTTCTTCTAGGAGGTGTTGCTCTATGGCTAGGCTTATGTGCAGGTGGTGCTACCCTATTACGCAACTTTAAATCCTACGGCTTTGTACTAGCTGGTTATACTGCTGCAATTGTAATTACCCCTGTAGTAGATAATCCGCAGGATATTTTTCATTCAGTCGTTATGCGCACTTTAATGGTATTGCTAGGTATTTTAGTAACTGCAGTAATTAGCGATGTGATTATACCTCAAGGACTAGGGAGGGATCTTAAAATCACACTTTCAAAGCAATTTCAGGAATTTTTGATTCTGATTCAAAATTGCTGTCCTAATAATAATACAAAACAATCTGATGTAGAGCAGATCTATGCTAGTTTTAGTTTTCAAGCTGTTGAGGCAGAAACTCTATTAAGCTCAGCCCTATTTGAAGATACGGATATACGTAGATTTAAGAATCATATACGCCAGCTTAACCAACGTTTTATGATTGCCTCTTTTGCTTACTGCGAGCTATTGGCTTTTATGAAGCGATTGCAGCAGCAGAGTATCAATTCATATCAATTACTTGCTGATTTTTTTATACAAACTTCTAAAGATCTGGTAAAGCTATCTACCCTACCAATAGATCATCTGCTTTTTTCATTACAATCCCTGCGTAGACAATTAGAAATACAAACAGATGAACTAAAGAAGGGGTTTGATCAACACAGCTACCAGTCTATTGAATTCAATACTGGATCTCAGCTGATCATAAATTTTTTAAAGGAATTTGAAGTTTATGTTAATACTTATGCAGTAGTTATTAATTTAAGTAAGCTTCCAGAGCACTCTAATACTAAGGAGACAATTTTCAGCCATAGTCATGATTGGCTAGGAGCAATATTAGCTACTTTTCTTAGTGCTGGGGTAATTCTTGTAGATGGTCTATTTTGGATCTTGACTGAGTGGCCTTCAGGCGGCGATATGGTGGTAATGGCTGGGGTTCTATCTGCATTGATGATTAGTAGTGCCTCTAACCTAAAGAAAAAACTCAATATATTATGGATAGCATGGTTTATTGGCAGTGCATTAGCACTTTTATGTTTATTTTTAGTATTACCTTACATGGATGGATTTATCCTTCTAACTATGGGGATGCTTCCTTTTCTCATATTGATTTTTTATCTCTATACTCGCCCTTTATTCGCCTCTCTGGGGGCATTTGTCGCTTTATCGTTTTTTCTATTATTAGAGTCGGCATTTACTCAACATTATGATATTCCCCAGTATATTAATCAGGCAATTGCACTTTTATTTAGTATTTGGTTAGTCAATATTGCATTTATTTTGTTTACTCATGCCTCAGAGAGCCATTTTTTCTATAAAAGATTAGTTTACAAAATCCGAGATGAAATAGATCAGGCATGTGATAAACCACTGAATAATGCCCGTAATCACTTAGAAAGTATTCTTCGTGATTGCTATCAGCAAGTTACCATATACTTAGGAAAAGATGCTCTTGTTACACAATATATTTTAGCGTGGGCACTATCAGTACATGAAGTAGGGCATATTATGATTAAGTTACGGACTGAACAAAAGCGGACACCAGAACATCTTCAACGAAGATTAACTAGTATCATGATAGCAATAACTACTTT
- the ttcA gene encoding tRNA 2-thiocytidine(32) synthetase TtcA has protein sequence MNITSTTYKSQYNANKLQKRLRRLVGQAIDDFNMIESGDRIMVCLSGGKDSYGLLDILLNLQKHAPISFELIAVNLDQKQPGFPEHLLPKYLESIQVPYHIVEQDTYSVVKRVIPEGKTTCSLCSRLRRGILYGTAEKLGATKIALGHHRDDILETLLLNMFYGGTLKGMPPKLLSDDGKNIVIRPLAYCREKDLAAYAAIKEFPIIPCNLCGSQPNLQRQVIKEMLQSWDKKFPGRLETMFRALQHVKPSHLADPSLYEFKSIQQQNTPFPEGDKAFDEETLLDFSKLFASADKDQEF, from the coding sequence ATGAACATAACCTCTACAACTTATAAATCTCAATATAATGCCAATAAGCTACAAAAGAGATTACGCCGTCTAGTTGGGCAAGCGATTGATGATTTTAATATGATTGAATCTGGAGATAGGATCATGGTATGCCTTTCTGGAGGAAAGGATAGTTATGGGCTTTTGGATATTTTATTGAACCTTCAAAAGCATGCCCCTATTTCCTTTGAACTAATTGCAGTTAATTTAGATCAAAAGCAACCGGGGTTTCCTGAACACTTACTGCCTAAGTACTTAGAATCCATTCAAGTGCCTTATCACATTGTAGAGCAGGATACCTACAGTGTAGTTAAACGAGTCATTCCAGAGGGTAAAACTACCTGTTCACTTTGTTCTCGTTTGCGGCGAGGTATTCTTTATGGTACCGCTGAAAAGCTAGGAGCAACAAAAATTGCATTGGGTCACCATCGAGATGACATTCTAGAAACCCTGCTTCTTAATATGTTTTATGGAGGCACCCTGAAGGGAATGCCCCCAAAACTATTAAGTGATGATGGTAAAAATATTGTGATTCGCCCCCTTGCCTATTGTAGGGAAAAGGATTTGGCTGCTTATGCAGCGATTAAAGAATTTCCTATTATTCCTTGTAACCTTTGCGGTTCTCAGCCTAATCTCCAGAGGCAAGTGATTAAAGAAATGTTGCAAAGCTGGGATAAAAAGTTTCCGGGACGATTAGAGACTATGTTCCGTGCATTACAACATGTAAAACCCTCTCACTTGGCTGATCCTAGCTTATATGAATTTAAAAGTATTCAGCAGCAAAATACTCCTTTCCCAGAGGGGGATAAGGCTTTTGATGAAGAGACTCTATTAGATTTTTCAAAACTATTTGCATCAGCGGACAAAGATCAAGAGTTTTAA
- a CDS encoding phytanoyl-CoA dioxygenase family protein → MKDYYEKYGYVVVRNLIPNQVLDEANSAFDAEAISSNRFIYRQATANPERHIFTQHGFMLNSILNPQSLNPRYFSKFRQSAEKILTHQFMQKLLNIIFSEQGKCVQGMYFHGNPATWAHQDTYYLDSEHIGTMVGAWIATEDITLDAW, encoded by the coding sequence ATCAAAGATTATTATGAAAAATATGGCTATGTGGTAGTACGTAATCTAATTCCTAACCAAGTTCTTGATGAGGCTAATTCAGCCTTTGACGCAGAAGCCATCTCTTCAAACCGCTTTATTTATCGGCAAGCGACAGCAAATCCTGAACGTCATATTTTTACTCAGCATGGGTTCATGCTAAATTCAATCCTTAACCCTCAAAGCTTAAATCCACGTTATTTTAGCAAATTTCGTCAGTCAGCAGAGAAGATACTGACCCATCAATTTATGCAAAAGTTACTAAATATAATATTTAGTGAGCAGGGAAAATGTGTGCAGGGAATGTATTTTCATGGTAACCCTGCCACTTGGGCACATCAAGATACCTATTATTTAGACTCAGAGCATATAGGCACTATGGTAGGTGCATGGATAGCCACTGAAGATATTACCCTTGATGCGTGGTAG
- the msrA gene encoding peptide-methionine (S)-S-oxide reductase MsrA, whose product MPILDQALINRKLKINQQGRHFIKGNSIAPPFPEQMERILLGMGCFWGAEKKFWDLDGVYTTGVGYSGGYAFNPSYQEVCTGITGHAEVVLVIFDPNIISYQNLLKVFWESHDPTQGMRQGNDVGTQYRSAIYTYNGRQNLAAEESKSIYENALKQAGFRSISTEIKSAPKFYYAEPYHQQYLAKNPDGYCGIGGTGISFPI is encoded by the coding sequence ATGCCCATCTTAGATCAAGCATTAATTAATCGAAAACTAAAAATAAACCAGCAAGGAAGACATTTTATCAAAGGTAATTCTATTGCACCTCCCTTCCCTGAACAGATGGAAAGAATTTTACTTGGAATGGGCTGTTTTTGGGGGGCAGAGAAAAAATTTTGGGATCTTGATGGCGTATACACTACTGGTGTAGGTTACAGTGGGGGTTATGCCTTTAACCCCTCTTACCAAGAGGTGTGCACGGGTATTACAGGTCATGCTGAGGTAGTACTTGTAATTTTTGATCCAAATATTATTTCTTACCAGAATTTACTAAAAGTATTTTGGGAATCTCACGATCCTACCCAAGGAATGCGCCAAGGTAATGATGTGGGTACGCAATACCGATCTGCAATTTACACATACAATGGGCGGCAAAACCTAGCAGCAGAAGAATCTAAATCCATATATGAAAATGCCTTAAAGCAAGCAGGATTTAGATCTATTTCTACTGAAATTAAATCGGCCCCAAAATTTTACTATGCTGAACCCTATCATCAGCAATATTTAGCTAAAAACCCAGATGGCTACTGTGGCATAGGAGGTACTGGCATTTCCTTTCCAATATAG
- a CDS encoding DUF423 domain-containing protein, translating into MAKFFISTGAFFAALGILLGAFGAHGLKNRLETHMLEVWHTGVNYHMYHALGLIFIGILLHQIGDSSLIKWSGRLMITGIILFSGSLYLLAFTGIKWLGAITPLGGISFITAWLLLSFALLRANY; encoded by the coding sequence ATGGCTAAATTTTTCATCAGTACAGGCGCATTCTTTGCCGCTTTAGGAATCCTTCTAGGTGCTTTTGGTGCCCATGGCTTAAAAAATAGATTAGAAACTCATATGCTAGAGGTATGGCATACCGGGGTAAATTATCATATGTACCACGCCTTAGGGCTTATTTTTATAGGAATTTTATTACATCAAATTGGAGATAGCTCGTTAATTAAATGGTCAGGCAGACTTATGATTACAGGGATTATTCTATTTTCTGGTAGTCTTTATCTGCTTGCATTCACTGGGATAAAATGGCTAGGTGCGATTACTCCTCTAGGTGGTATCAGTTTTATTACTGCTTGGTTGCTACTTAGTTTTGCTCTTTTACGTGCTAATTATTGA
- a CDS encoding NAD(P)-dependent oxidoreductase: MKAGFIGLGAMGIPMARNLANGGFLSTIWNRTQSVADTLAKELRVTSAQRLKDLAEKAEIIFICVSKDEDVLAVIDSLNPYFSERHIVIDCSTTSSETARKVACIVRSKGGDFLDSPVSGGVEGARQGTLAFMVGGNANTISKVYPLLNAMGKFITHMGEIGTGQATKAVNQVMAAGINEAVTEALAFGQAQGLDMSKVIGVITRGAASNWFLEHRGDTMMKGVFNHGFKVRLHQKDLQICKEIGEQLRIDLSLTKTTLAHYQKLIDQGFGEEDISALFRLKSYLS; encoded by the coding sequence ATGAAAGCGGGATTTATCGGTTTAGGTGCCATGGGTATACCCATGGCACGAAATTTAGCTAACGGCGGGTTTTTATCTACTATTTGGAATAGAACTCAAAGCGTAGCAGATACCCTTGCAAAAGAGTTACGGGTAACATCAGCACAACGGCTTAAAGATCTTGCAGAAAAAGCAGAAATTATCTTTATCTGTGTCTCTAAAGATGAGGATGTACTAGCTGTTATAGATAGTTTAAACCCCTATTTTAGTGAACGGCATATTGTTATAGACTGCTCTACTACCAGCAGTGAAACTGCGAGAAAAGTAGCTTGTATTGTTCGCAGTAAAGGGGGAGATTTTTTAGATTCCCCTGTTTCAGGAGGGGTAGAAGGAGCTCGCCAAGGCACATTAGCTTTTATGGTAGGTGGAAATGCAAATACTATATCTAAAGTCTATCCTTTACTCAATGCTATGGGTAAATTTATTACTCATATGGGAGAAATAGGAACAGGACAGGCAACTAAAGCGGTAAATCAGGTAATGGCAGCAGGTATTAATGAAGCAGTTACTGAAGCACTAGCTTTTGGTCAAGCACAGGGACTAGATATGAGTAAAGTAATAGGGGTAATTACTCGAGGAGCTGCAAGTAACTGGTTTTTAGAACATAGAGGGGACACCATGATGAAAGGAGTTTTTAATCATGGATTTAAAGTAAGATTACATCAAAAAGATTTGCAAATTTGTAAGGAAATTGGGGAACAATTAAGAATCGATTTATCTCTTACTAAAACAACTCTTGCTCACTATCAGAAGTTGATAGACCAAGGGTTTGGGGAAGAGGATATTTCTGCCCTATTTAGGCTAAAATCCTACTTATCTTGA
- a CDS encoding insulinase family protein — protein MNNTASIQSSTHPAFKWLRSQRIDSLNLTVEEYDHSKTGAKHFHLAADHPENGFLVAFRTIPMDSTGVAHILEHTVLCGSKKYPVRDPFFMMLRRSLNTFMNAMTSSDWTAYPFASQNIKDFNNLLQVYLDAVFFANLDYLDFSQEGHRVEFEESNNLQSDLVFKGVVFNEMKGAMSAPTSILWHTLSSHLFPTTTYHYNSGGKPSCIPDLTYDQLKAFYKTHYHPSNAIFMTFGDIPAQKHHDHFETYALSFFERQNLHFKVPDEKRYHIPIQIEETYALDSEETTNKTHIVLSWLLGKSTDLIAQLRAHLLSEVLLENSASPLRYLLETCGLGSSPSPLCGLEESNREMSFVCGIEGSDPTHAETLEKKILEVLEEVAEKGIPQEQVDAVLHQLELHQREVGGDRMPYGLQLLLGGLSSAIHYGDPVGLLNLDPALAQLRQEIKNPNFIQNLVRENLLNNSHRVRLVLKPDSHLSAKRIEAEKSRLAQLKSQMSEAQKQTVVDLATTLVDRQQKQDDPGILPKVGIEDVPPDLAIPQGEKAKVGNLPLTTYSQGTNGLVYQHIVIDLPHLEDELLAVLPHYSACLTELGVGNQDYRQTQIWQSSVSGGISASSTLRSAINDLQQTNSHFIFSGKALNRNHGALNELLQTTLESVRFDELDHLREIMAQRRSGWEDSITGSGHSLAMAAASSGMSPSAALSHRLTGLAGISFLQKLDSSLENKESCEELAHKFQQIHKQILSAPRQLLLISEEEHQSGFLRNLPQYWGQNSNTDYNTFTRLTLPKIQESVHQAWTANTQVNFCAKAYSTVPIDHPDAAALSVLGGFLRNNYLHRTIREQGGAYGGGASQDSESGAFRFFSYRDPRLTETLKDFDQSVQWLLDNDHPWRLVEEAILGVISAIDKPKSPAGEAKSAFYNELYGRTPEQCRRFRNRILEVKLNHLKEAAEKYFQPEKASIAILTNTARVEQLEDLRLTVHNL, from the coding sequence ATGAATAATACGGCGAGCATACAATCTTCTACCCATCCTGCATTTAAGTGGTTACGGAGCCAACGAATTGATTCTCTTAATCTAACCGTAGAAGAATATGATCATAGTAAAACTGGAGCGAAACATTTCCATTTAGCAGCAGATCATCCAGAAAATGGCTTTTTGGTTGCATTTCGTACGATTCCTATGGATTCTACTGGGGTGGCTCATATTTTAGAGCATACCGTGCTATGCGGTAGTAAAAAATATCCTGTCAGAGATCCTTTCTTCATGATGCTACGCCGATCTTTAAATACCTTTATGAATGCTATGACTAGTTCAGATTGGACTGCTTACCCTTTTGCTAGCCAAAATATAAAGGATTTTAATAATTTACTGCAAGTTTATTTAGATGCAGTGTTTTTTGCCAATTTAGATTATCTAGATTTTTCTCAAGAAGGTCATCGAGTAGAGTTTGAGGAATCTAATAATCTTCAAAGTGATCTAGTATTTAAAGGAGTAGTGTTTAATGAAATGAAAGGAGCAATGAGTGCTCCTACTTCTATTTTATGGCATACTCTTTCTAGCCACTTATTTCCTACCACAACTTATCACTATAATAGTGGCGGCAAACCCAGCTGTATTCCAGATTTAACCTATGATCAGCTCAAAGCATTTTATAAAACGCATTACCACCCCTCTAATGCGATTTTTATGACTTTCGGGGATATTCCAGCCCAAAAACATCACGATCATTTTGAGACTTATGCGCTCTCCTTCTTTGAACGCCAAAATCTTCATTTTAAAGTGCCAGATGAAAAACGTTACCATATACCCATTCAAATTGAAGAAACCTATGCTCTAGATTCTGAAGAAACCACGAATAAGACTCACATTGTATTAAGTTGGCTTTTAGGTAAGAGTACTGACTTAATTGCTCAATTAAGAGCACACTTACTCTCCGAAGTCTTATTAGAAAATAGTGCCTCTCCCCTACGTTACTTGTTAGAGACTTGCGGATTAGGCTCTTCTCCCTCTCCTCTATGTGGTTTGGAAGAAAGCAATCGAGAAATGAGTTTTGTCTGCGGCATTGAAGGGTCTGATCCTACGCATGCAGAAACTCTTGAGAAGAAAATATTGGAAGTTTTAGAAGAAGTAGCTGAAAAAGGTATTCCACAAGAACAGGTAGATGCAGTACTTCATCAGCTAGAATTACATCAAAGGGAAGTAGGTGGTGATCGGATGCCCTATGGACTCCAACTATTACTAGGAGGATTATCTAGTGCGATTCATTATGGTGATCCAGTAGGGTTATTAAACCTCGATCCTGCTTTAGCGCAACTTCGGCAAGAAATTAAAAATCCTAACTTTATTCAAAACTTAGTACGGGAAAATCTACTTAATAATTCCCATAGAGTTCGCTTAGTATTAAAACCAGATTCTCATTTGAGTGCAAAACGCATCGAAGCAGAAAAATCTAGGCTTGCTCAACTTAAATCTCAAATGAGTGAAGCACAAAAGCAAACTGTCGTGGATTTAGCTACTACCCTTGTTGATCGCCAACAAAAACAGGATGATCCTGGTATTTTGCCTAAAGTAGGAATTGAAGATGTTCCTCCAGATTTAGCTATTCCTCAAGGGGAAAAAGCTAAAGTAGGTAACCTGCCACTTACTACCTACAGTCAAGGAACCAATGGTCTTGTTTATCAACATATTGTGATTGATTTGCCTCATTTAGAGGATGAATTATTAGCAGTATTACCCCACTACAGTGCGTGTTTAACAGAACTAGGAGTAGGAAATCAAGACTATCGCCAAACTCAAATTTGGCAAAGTAGCGTCAGTGGCGGAATCAGTGCAAGTAGCACTTTACGCAGTGCTATTAATGATCTACAGCAGACAAATAGTCACTTTATTTTTTCAGGTAAAGCGTTAAATCGAAACCATGGTGCATTGAATGAATTACTACAAACCACCCTAGAATCAGTAAGATTTGATGAATTAGATCATTTACGAGAAATTATGGCACAGCGAAGATCTGGATGGGAGGATAGTATTACTGGCAGTGGCCATAGTCTTGCCATGGCTGCAGCATCTAGCGGTATGAGTCCTTCTGCTGCTCTTTCCCATCGCCTAACTGGTCTTGCGGGTATTTCTTTCTTACAAAAATTAGATTCAAGCTTGGAAAATAAAGAATCTTGTGAAGAGCTAGCTCATAAATTTCAGCAAATTCATAAACAAATTTTATCTGCTCCTCGCCAATTACTTTTAATTAGCGAAGAAGAACATCAATCAGGGTTTCTTCGAAATTTACCTCAATATTGGGGGCAAAATAGCAACACTGATTACAATACTTTTACTAGGCTAACATTACCGAAAATACAAGAATCAGTACATCAAGCGTGGACCGCTAATACCCAAGTAAATTTCTGTGCTAAAGCCTATTCTACAGTACCTATTGATCATCCAGATGCTGCTGCTCTTTCAGTACTTGGTGGCTTTTTACGTAACAACTATTTACACCGTACTATTCGAGAACAGGGAGGGGCCTATGGTGGTGGAGCCAGCCAAGATTCAGAAAGTGGTGCTTTTCGCTTTTTCTCTTATCGAGATCCTCGACTCACTGAGACCTTAAAAGATTTTGATCAATCGGTACAGTGGTTATTAGACAATGATCATCCATGGCGTTTAGTAGAGGAAGCTATTTTAGGGGTAATTAGTGCCATTGATAAACCAAAATCCCCCGCTGGAGAGGCTAAAAGTGCTTTTTATAATGAACTCTATGGGCGTACCCCAGAGCAATGTCGCCGTTTTCGCAATCGTATTTTAGAAGTTAAATTAAATCATCTTAAAGAAGCAGCAGAAAAATATTTTCAGCCTGAAAAGGCAAGTATTGCCATCCTTACTAATACAGCAAGAGTTGAGCAATTAGAAGACCTAAGGCTAACTGTACATAATCTATAA
- a CDS encoding HAD family hydrolase: protein MMGRYASQVKLISFDLDETVWPSVEVLRKAEETQFQWLEKKAPRLTLAHNIESLREHRQHVRKMYPEMAYNLTAMRMISLNQLLQEFSYTLTLAEEAISIFLEARNQVTPYPDVIPVLDCLIKKYILVSLTNGNAEVSQTPLKNYFQISLTPAIAGTAKPDPDIFHQVLKKIKIEPYQAIHVGDHPTYDIAAAQQVGMRAIWINRNDMVWPEELPPPDGIINNLYELEQWL from the coding sequence ATGATGGGTAGATACGCATCTCAAGTTAAATTAATTTCCTTTGATTTAGATGAAACAGTCTGGCCCAGTGTAGAGGTATTAAGAAAAGCGGAAGAAACTCAGTTTCAATGGCTAGAAAAAAAAGCCCCTCGCTTAACTTTGGCACATAATATTGAAAGTTTGAGAGAACATAGACAGCATGTACGAAAGATGTATCCAGAAATGGCCTACAATCTTACTGCAATGCGGATGATTTCTTTAAACCAACTCTTACAAGAATTTAGCTACACCTTAACTTTAGCTGAAGAAGCAATAAGTATTTTTCTTGAAGCGCGTAATCAAGTGACACCTTATCCAGATGTAATTCCCGTACTCGATTGTTTAATAAAAAAGTATATCTTGGTCTCTTTGACTAATGGGAATGCGGAAGTAAGCCAAACGCCTTTAAAAAATTATTTTCAAATTTCTCTAACACCAGCTATTGCAGGTACTGCTAAACCAGATCCAGATATATTTCATCAAGTACTTAAGAAGATTAAAATCGAGCCATACCAAGCTATTCATGTGGGAGATCATCCAACCTATGATATTGCTGCAGCTCAACAGGTAGGAATGCGTGCTATTTGGATCAATCGTAATGACATGGTATGGCCAGAGGAACTGCCTCCTCCTGATGGTATCATTAATAATCTTTATGAATTGGAGCAGTGGCTATAA
- the hslO gene encoding Hsp33 family molecular chaperone HslO, translating to MTDQDLLYRFLFEEAEIRGEWVQLNTSWQTILSYNIYPPAIQTQLGQLLAAGVLLSATLKFKGTLIIQVQSTGSIKALVAQVSHQRAIRGLARWEGEISQQQSFSELYHSGRLTLTLQREGASPYQGTVPLEGESLAEALQSYFIRSEQLETRIWLESNEEKAAGFFLQELPSQQDHAVDWERVTLLANTITPKELLSLPCTELLYRLFHEEQVRLFDPEPVFFRCSCSKERIENTLVALGEKEVRLALAEQEKIEVTCGFCNRQYRFDSVDIAQLFSSEIKTPTSSTHH from the coding sequence ATGACTGATCAAGACTTATTGTATCGTTTCTTATTTGAAGAAGCAGAAATTCGAGGAGAATGGGTGCAATTAAATACCAGTTGGCAGACTATTCTCTCCTATAATATTTATCCCCCCGCTATTCAAACTCAGTTAGGCCAGCTATTGGCTGCCGGAGTATTACTTTCTGCTACCCTTAAATTTAAAGGTACACTGATTATTCAAGTACAAAGTACAGGATCTATTAAAGCCTTAGTAGCACAAGTATCTCACCAAAGAGCTATTCGAGGACTAGCCCGATGGGAAGGGGAAATTTCTCAACAACAATCATTTTCAGAGCTCTATCATTCAGGTCGGCTTACCTTAACCCTACAAAGAGAAGGTGCTTCCCCTTACCAAGGTACTGTCCCTTTGGAAGGAGAGAGTTTAGCCGAAGCACTACAATCCTATTTTATCCGATCTGAACAGCTTGAAACTCGGATATGGTTAGAATCTAATGAGGAAAAAGCAGCTGGATTTTTCTTACAAGAATTACCTAGTCAACAAGATCATGCGGTGGATTGGGAACGAGTTACTCTACTTGCTAACACAATTACCCCAAAAGAGTTATTAAGCCTTCCCTGCACAGAATTACTTTATCGTCTCTTTCATGAAGAGCAAGTACGTTTGTTTGATCCAGAACCCGTATTTTTTCGCTGTAGCTGTAGTAAAGAACGTATTGAAAATACACTGGTCGCTTTAGGGGAAAAAGAGGTGAGATTAGCTCTAGCAGAGCAAGAGAAAATAGAGGTTACTTGTGGATTTTGTAATCGACAATATCGCTTTGATTCAGTAGATATTGCCCAACTATTTAGCAGTGAAATTAAAACTCCTACCTCATCTACCCATCATTAA
- the alkB gene encoding DNA oxidative demethylase AlkB gives MMLDNFSDDLFSKVDGDICQPIGIQAYILRGYALPYINNILAALNTILAQAPLRHMMTPNGQKMSVAMSNCGNLGWTSSKKGYCYTPQDPETNQDWPPLPKAFLELANHAAKKVGFLGFIPDACLINSYCPGACLSLHQDRDEQDLNAPIVSVSLGIGAVFLFGGLRRKDPLQKFPIYHGDIVVWGGVDRLRYHGVLPVTESDHLLLGRQRINLTF, from the coding sequence ATGATGCTCGATAATTTTTCTGATGATTTATTTTCTAAGGTAGATGGAGATATATGCCAGCCTATTGGCATCCAAGCTTATATATTACGTGGTTACGCACTACCTTATATAAATAATATATTAGCTGCTTTAAATACTATATTAGCCCAAGCACCCTTACGACATATGATGACTCCTAACGGGCAAAAAATGTCAGTAGCTATGAGTAATTGTGGAAATTTAGGCTGGACTAGTAGTAAAAAAGGATACTGTTATACTCCACAGGATCCTGAAACAAATCAAGATTGGCCCCCTTTACCCAAAGCATTTTTAGAACTAGCTAATCATGCAGCTAAAAAAGTAGGCTTTTTAGGATTTATCCCTGATGCTTGTTTAATTAATTCTTATTGCCCTGGTGCTTGCTTAAGCCTTCATCAAGATCGAGATGAACAAGATTTAAATGCACCGATAGTGTCCGTATCTTTAGGAATTGGTGCAGTATTTTTATTTGGAGGCCTGAGGCGAAAAGATCCTCTTCAAAAATTTCCTATTTACCATGGAGATATTGTAGTATGGGGCGGAGTAGATAGATTACGGTATCATGGTGTGCTTCCTGTTACAGAATCAGATCATCTATTATTAGGTAGGCAGCGTATTAATTTAACATTTTGA